In Bacillota bacterium, a genomic segment contains:
- a CDS encoding amino acid ABC transporter ATP-binding protein: MIEIYDLKKTYGKTVALDGMSLKVRKGETVVIMGPSGCGKSTSIRCINRLTEPDSGKILFNGQSILDMSHRELLAYRQQVGFVFQKFNLINRMTVKENVMLAPVLNGLNRSEAESLAERALARVGLSSAAHKRPHEMSGGEQQRVGIARALVNNPQLVLWDEPTASLDPILVREVLEVMEDLVNTTQTTSIIVTHEVDFALRVADRIVLMDGGRVVEEGSPETIFVDPKSEIGDKYKKLIAA; this comes from the coding sequence GTGATCGAAATCTATGATCTGAAGAAAACCTACGGCAAGACAGTAGCCCTTGATGGGATGAGTCTCAAAGTTCGCAAGGGCGAAACAGTGGTGATTATGGGTCCCAGCGGGTGCGGAAAGTCCACGTCTATCCGTTGTATCAATCGGTTGACGGAGCCTGATTCCGGGAAAATCCTTTTCAACGGCCAGTCGATTTTGGATATGAGCCACAGAGAGCTCTTGGCCTATCGCCAACAGGTGGGCTTTGTGTTTCAGAAGTTCAACCTGATCAATCGGATGACGGTGAAGGAGAATGTGATGTTGGCACCGGTACTAAATGGACTCAACCGCAGTGAGGCTGAGTCCTTGGCAGAGCGGGCCTTGGCCAGAGTAGGGCTGAGTTCCGCTGCCCATAAGCGTCCCCATGAGATGTCCGGTGGAGAGCAACAACGGGTTGGAATTGCCAGAGCCTTGGTTAACAACCCCCAGCTGGTTCTCTGGGATGAGCCCACTGCTTCATTGGATCCGATTTTGGTGCGAGAAGTTCTAGAAGTGATGGAGGACTTGGTGAACACCACTCAAACTACGTCAATCATCGTGACCCACGAAGTGGACTTTGCTTTGCGGGTGGCAGACCGGATTGTACTCATGGATGGCGGCCGGGTAGTTGAGGAGGGTTCACCGGAAACGATATTCGTGGATCCGAAGTCGGAGATTGGAGATAAATACAAGAAACTGATTGCAGCTTAG
- the lpxC gene encoding UDP-3-O-[3-hydroxymyristoyl] N-acetylglucosamine deacetylase, whose amino-acid sequence MQSQRTLAKSISYEGLGLHTGRTIRMSIHPASPDSGVVFRRVDLPERLEIPARLENVVDTRLNTTLGIGTVKVMTVEHLLASLSGMGVDNAIVELDGGEVPVGDGSAELFCRLIQEAGVVDQPQARVYRGLSSPVSVSDKGRYMVALPADEFRISFTFVTDHPVIGTQYADYAITEEVFREQLAAARTFAFAHQVEEMRRQGRALGGSLDLAVVVGDEGYVNELRFPDEIVRHKILDIVGDLALLGPMKMHIIAIKSGHQLDAWLAQRISEVAVGWN is encoded by the coding sequence TTGCAGTCACAACGGACGCTGGCGAAATCCATCAGTTATGAAGGCCTTGGGCTTCATACTGGACGAACTATTCGGATGTCAATTCACCCGGCATCTCCCGACTCTGGCGTGGTGTTTCGGCGGGTAGATTTGCCCGAGAGGCTCGAAATTCCGGCTAGGCTGGAGAACGTAGTTGATACCAGGTTGAACACTACTTTGGGTATTGGTACCGTCAAGGTTATGACGGTGGAACATCTTCTGGCTAGTCTGTCAGGGATGGGCGTCGACAACGCTATTGTCGAGTTAGATGGCGGTGAAGTTCCCGTCGGGGATGGCAGCGCCGAGTTGTTTTGTCGCTTGATCCAAGAGGCGGGAGTCGTCGATCAGCCACAGGCTCGAGTCTATCGGGGTTTATCATCGCCGGTCAGTGTCTCCGACAAGGGCCGGTATATGGTTGCCTTACCTGCCGATGAGTTCAGGATATCCTTTACCTTTGTTACCGATCATCCCGTAATCGGTACCCAGTACGCCGATTATGCAATTACCGAGGAGGTATTTCGGGAGCAGCTGGCTGCGGCCCGAACCTTTGCCTTTGCTCATCAAGTCGAAGAGATGCGGCGACAGGGAAGGGCTCTGGGGGGAAGTTTGGATCTGGCTGTGGTGGTGGGGGACGAAGGATACGTGAACGAACTGAGATTCCCCGACGAGATTGTCCGGCATAAGATTCTGGATATTGTGGGTGACCTGGCTTTGCTGGGGCCGATGAAGATGCATATCATTGCCATCAAGTCCGGTCATCAGCTGGATGCCTGGTTGGCACAGCGAATTTCCGAAGTAGCAGTTGGATGGAATTGA